The Thiomonas sp. FB-Cd genome includes a window with the following:
- a CDS encoding ABC transporter permease subunit — translation MSLDLRRLPLPVPNRRDLIALPLVIALFFIVSHAGHQMAVPYRLGQVMPISLSPLALPEYGLYTVLRMLAALVVSFVFTLGYAWLAAHNRYAERVLIPVLDVLQSVPILGYLSITVTGFMAMFPNSLIGVQLSVIFAVFTSQAWNMTFSLYQSLKTVPRDLQEAATLYRLNAWQCFWKLELPFAMPGLLWNTMMSMSGGWFFVVASEAITVASQTVTVPGIGSYIAQAIAAKDLVAIGWAIGAMIIIILLYDTLMFRPIVAWADKFKFEMTAASEAPRSFVLDFLRRTQLLRQLAAVPAALWELSLRLTPRVSEQRPKPSAHRRWGDGLFYAAVVAFAIWALASLVRVLPRDFGWPLVGHVLWLGLITGFKVFVLVGLSALIWVPVGVWIGLRPRWAQAAQPLAQFLAAFPANLLFPLVVVAIVHWHLSVNAWTAPLMILGSMWYILFSVVGAASAIPTDMREAARSLGLKGWLLWKRLYLPGIFPGFITGAVTASGGAWNASIVAEVVSWGDKTLVATGLGAFISQATAHGKSAQIALGVGVMSLYVILVNRLFWHRLYELATRRVRLD, via the coding sequence ATGTCCCTTGATCTGCGCCGCCTGCCCCTGCCCGTGCCGAACCGGCGCGACTTGATTGCGTTGCCTCTGGTTATCGCGCTGTTCTTCATCGTCAGCCATGCCGGACACCAGATGGCCGTGCCCTATCGGTTGGGGCAGGTCATGCCCATTTCGCTGTCACCCCTGGCCTTGCCCGAGTATGGGCTGTACACGGTGTTGCGCATGCTGGCGGCGCTTGTGGTCTCGTTCGTGTTCACACTCGGTTACGCCTGGCTGGCGGCGCACAACCGCTACGCCGAGCGCGTGCTCATTCCCGTCCTGGACGTGCTGCAGTCGGTGCCCATCCTGGGGTATCTGTCGATCACCGTGACAGGATTCATGGCCATGTTTCCGAACAGCCTGATCGGCGTGCAGCTATCGGTGATTTTTGCCGTGTTCACGTCGCAGGCGTGGAACATGACGTTTAGTCTGTACCAATCCCTCAAGACGGTGCCGCGCGACTTGCAGGAGGCCGCAACGCTGTATCGGCTCAATGCCTGGCAGTGCTTTTGGAAATTGGAATTGCCTTTCGCCATGCCGGGGCTGCTGTGGAACACCATGATGTCGATGTCCGGCGGCTGGTTTTTCGTCGTGGCATCGGAAGCCATCACCGTGGCCAGCCAGACCGTGACCGTGCCCGGCATTGGCTCGTACATCGCCCAGGCGATCGCGGCGAAGGATCTCGTGGCCATTGGCTGGGCCATCGGCGCGATGATCATCATCATTTTGCTCTACGACACCTTGATGTTTCGGCCCATCGTGGCCTGGGCCGACAAGTTCAAGTTTGAGATGACCGCAGCGAGCGAGGCGCCACGCTCTTTTGTGCTCGACTTCCTGCGACGCACCCAGTTGCTGCGTCAACTGGCGGCGGTCCCGGCAGCGCTGTGGGAGTTGTCGCTGCGCCTGACGCCGCGTGTGAGCGAGCAGCGCCCCAAACCCAGCGCGCACCGCCGCTGGGGTGACGGATTGTTCTACGCGGCAGTGGTCGCGTTTGCAATCTGGGCGCTGGCCAGCCTGGTGCGCGTGTTGCCTCGAGACTTTGGATGGCCGCTGGTCGGGCATGTCCTGTGGCTCGGGTTGATTACCGGATTCAAGGTGTTCGTCCTGGTGGGCCTGTCGGCCTTGATCTGGGTGCCCGTGGGCGTGTGGATTGGTCTGCGCCCGCGCTGGGCCCAAGCGGCCCAGCCGCTCGCCCAGTTTCTGGCTGCATTCCCGGCCAACCTGTTGTTCCCGCTTGTCGTCGTGGCCATCGTTCACTGGCATCTCAGCGTGAATGCGTGGACAGCCCCGCTGATGATCCTGGGCAGCATGTGGTACATCCTGTTCTCGGTGGTCGGCGCGGCCTCTGCCATTCCCACGGACATGCGCGAGGCTGCACGCAGTCTCGGTCTCAAGGGTTGGCTGTTGTGGAAGCGACTTTACTTGCCGGGCATTTTCCCCGGCTTCATCACTGGCGCTGTCACCGCCTCTGGCGGTGCGTGGAACGCCAGCATTGTTGCCGAGGTGGTGAGCTGGGGGGACAAGACGTTGGTCGCGACGGGCCTGGGCGCCTTCATCAGTCAGGCCACTGCCCACGGCAAAAGCGCGCAGATCGCGCTCGGCGTGGGGGTGATGTCTCTTTACGTCATTTTGGTTAACCGCCTGTTCTGGCACCGCCTTTACGAACTGGCCACGCGCCGCGTGCGCCTGGACTGA
- a CDS encoding AAA-associated domain-containing protein yields the protein MVADPQLLHRATRDIQPEQSTGARDGVDIFRAEHVRKAFKAPDGSDLLILDDMSMHLREGEILVLLGRSGSGKSTLLRMLAGLVPPTEGTLLHRGRPITGPLPGLAMVFQSFALFPWLTVLQNVELGLEALKVPPAERKQRALAAIDLIGLDGFESAYPRELSGGMRQRVGFARALVINPDVLLMDEPFSALDVLTSETLRTDLLDLWAERKIPTRGILLVSHNIEEAALMADRILVLGSNPGRVRAEIPVSLPQPRERESQEFRDLVEHIYGIMTARPAASVNLAQRGAISIGHRLPHVSVTQLAGLLEELASLEQNTANTQISLPELAEDMHFSVDDLFPLIESVELLGFAQVLEGDIELTTAGRAFVEADVQERKLLFARHLIDRVPLAARIRAVLDERHNHRAPGTRFRTELEDHFSEEEAERVLDTAIDWGRYAESYAYDDNADVFSLDNPGEDEAEAAAA from the coding sequence ATGGTCGCCGATCCACAACTTCTGCACCGCGCCACACGCGACATCCAGCCGGAGCAGTCGACTGGTGCTCGAGACGGAGTGGACATCTTTCGCGCGGAACACGTCCGCAAAGCCTTCAAGGCCCCGGACGGCTCCGATTTGCTCATCCTCGACGACATGAGCATGCACCTGCGGGAAGGCGAGATTCTTGTCCTGCTGGGGCGCTCGGGTTCGGGAAAGTCGACACTCCTGCGCATGCTCGCGGGCCTCGTGCCGCCGACCGAGGGCACGTTGCTTCACCGCGGGCGGCCGATTACGGGGCCGCTGCCGGGGCTGGCGATGGTCTTTCAGAGTTTCGCGTTGTTCCCCTGGCTGACCGTGCTTCAGAATGTTGAACTGGGCCTTGAGGCCCTGAAGGTGCCGCCCGCGGAGCGCAAGCAGCGTGCCCTTGCCGCAATCGATCTGATCGGGCTCGATGGATTCGAGTCGGCCTACCCACGTGAACTCTCGGGGGGCATGCGCCAACGTGTGGGATTCGCCCGAGCGCTGGTGATCAATCCGGACGTGCTCCTGATGGACGAGCCGTTCTCGGCCTTGGATGTGCTCACCTCCGAGACGCTGCGTACCGACCTGTTGGACTTGTGGGCAGAGCGCAAAATTCCCACACGCGGCATTCTTCTGGTTTCGCACAACATCGAGGAGGCCGCGCTGATGGCTGACCGCATCCTGGTGCTGGGATCTAACCCCGGCCGTGTGCGTGCCGAGATTCCCGTCTCGTTGCCGCAGCCTCGCGAGCGCGAGTCCCAGGAGTTTCGGGACCTGGTCGAGCACATCTACGGCATCATGACCGCGCGCCCGGCCGCCAGCGTCAACCTTGCCCAGCGCGGCGCCATCAGCATCGGCCACCGGTTGCCTCACGTGTCGGTGACCCAGCTCGCCGGCCTGCTGGAGGAGCTGGCCTCGCTCGAGCAGAACACCGCCAACACCCAAATCAGCCTTCCCGAGTTGGCTGAAGACATGCACTTCTCGGTCGATGACCTTTTCCCCCTGATCGAGTCGGTGGAACTTTTGGGCTTCGCCCAGGTCCTGGAGGGTGATATCGAACTCACCACGGCTGGACGCGCGTTTGTCGAGGCCGACGTGCAGGAGCGCAAGCTGCTGTTTGCACGCCACCTCATCGACCGCGTACCCTTGGCTGCGCGCATTCGTGCCGTGCTCGACGAGCGCCATAATCACCGCGCTCCCGGAACGCGCTTTCGGACAGAATTGGAGGACCACTTCAGCGAGGAGGAGGCCGAGCGCGTCTTGGATACTGCGATTGACTGGGGCCGGTACGCTGAGAGTTACGCCTACGACGACAACGCCGACGTTTTTAGCCTGGACAATCCTGGCGAGGACGAGGCCGAAGCCGCGGCGGCCTGA